In one window of Clavelina lepadiformis chromosome 4, kaClaLepa1.1, whole genome shotgun sequence DNA:
- the LOC143453079 gene encoding alpha-tectorin-like, with translation MTQIISDEGTGFAYLSTSVVPAPFNITGKEIKIQFSSDGSVRDKGFQITFEANILPQVTTTPPAATELFCGSQGQVNISLSNQTVNDLCGNDDDYVIISATLVDDVNSVDPECKADASDPNFNLDLSNCCILEVTGDVIKAHFPLRCLSKLNESEPIQRYVDGCLNLTCEYNRTELIEAGAIVPEIKKVALDSVEQEGRFGVKIYFTKNQSYSDKLDAGAEVKVPDLVYTKVELSTPDEALHVQLKECWATPSEDPDDEGTRYDIIKDGFPANNPFESDDAIEIDRNYMEEYAAFNFKAFVWSNNLEGAIYVYCRVTICHEDVDSGCPAGPSGNQTKKRDVASPDSLLVASGPIFISKSKKKSCEESNGGCSDVCEMRNDDVICMCYERRSLAEDGETCQDVEKYEVVAVGDDWTFLVYVIAAFVIVVGCLFVWSKKDGKSKDGFPTSYLNR, from the exons ATGACGCAGATAATATCGGATGAAGGAACGGGATTCGCTTATCTTTCAACAAGCGTCGTTCCGGCCCCGTTCAACATCACAGGAAAAGAAATTAAGATACAATTTTCCTCTGACGGTAGTGTTAGAGATAAAGGATTTCAAATCACATTTGAAGCAA ATATTTTGCCACAAGTTACAACAACTCCACCAGCAGCAACCGAACTTTTTTGCGGCAGTCAAGGACAGGTCAATATCAG TTTATCAAACCAAACTGTCAACGACTTGTGCGGAAATGATGATGATTACGTCATCATCAGCGCAACTCTTGTTGACGATGTGAACTCAGTTGACCCCGAATGTAAGGCAGATGCGAGTGATCCAAATTTCAATCTTGACCTGTCCAACTGTTGTATATTGGAG GTCACAGGCGACGTCATCAAAGCACATTTTCCTCTGCGATGTCTTTCTAAATTGAACGAATCTGAACCGATCCAGCGCTACGTTGATGGATGCCTCAATCTGACGTGCGAGTACAACAGGACAGAACTGATTGAAGCTGGAGCGATTGTTCCCGAGATCAA GAAAGTGGCGCTGGATTCTGTTGAACAAGAAGGAAGATTCGGAGTTAAAATTTACTTCACAAAAAATCAATCTTATTCTGATAAACTGGATGCGGGGGCTGAGGTCAAGGTTCCGGATCTCGTCTACACAAAAGTGGAACTGAGTACACCTGACGAAGCTCTGCATGTTCAG ttAAAAGAATGTTGGGCGACACCAAGTGAAGACCCTGATGATGAAGGAACAAGATATGACATCATTAAAGACGG ttttccagCTAATAACCCATTTGAATCTGATGACGCAATTGAAATTGACCGGAACTACATGGAAGAGTATGCTGCTTTCAATTTCAAGGCCTTTGTGTGGTCAAATAATTTAGAAGGAGCAATCTACGTCTATTGTCGCGTCACAATATGTCACGAGGATGTTGACTCTGGATGTCCAGCCGGG CCAAGTGGTAACCAGACGAAGAAACGTGACGTGGCATCACCTGATTCGCTCCTTGTTGCATCCGGACCTATCTTCATCAGCAAGAGCAAGAAGAAGAGTTGTGAAGAG TCAAACGGTGGCTGCAGTGACGTGTGTGAGATGCGtaacgatgacgtcatatgtaTGTGTTATGAGAGAAGATCTCTTGCTGAAGATGGAGAAACATGTCAAG ATGTCGAGAAGTACGAAGTTGTAGCAGTGGGTGACGATTGGACATTCTTGGTTTACGTCATCGCTGCTTTCGTCATCGTGGTTGGATGCTTGTTTGTGTGGAGCAAGAAAGATGGAAAGAGCAAAGATGGCTTCCCAACGTCTTATTTAAATCGATGA
- the LOC143453237 gene encoding uncharacterized protein LOC143453237: protein MFFDFIIFVLVGLLGAEVDAQCTGNSRDITGATFVSIRSSCSAYDASFTRSITGRTFSFLPKYFSTSVSSGFQCSFYNGTSTSDQLLGTIGDSLAGLVELFQNSANAFVRCVGTGTQLDVTSAFVGFLTVPSSNVESEVFEDVPLIEVQSPSFPQNYPSDYVQETVIKSSRSTTYTVSFNSTFEISDDQLSVRIIRTIASILLACMCMLRHNCVCCF from the exons atgtttttcgatttcataatttttgttcTTGTTGGATTGCTTGGAGCTGAAGTGGATGCGCAATGTACAGGTAACTCTCGTGATATTACCGGAGCTACCTTTGTTTCCATTCGTTCATCGTGCTCTGCGTACGACGCCTCTTTTACAAGAAGCATAACTGGAAGAACCTTCAGTTTTTTGccgaaatatttttcaacatcaGTTTCTTCCGGATTCCAATGCTCG ttttataacGGAACATCCACCTCTGACCAACTTTTGGGTACAATTGGAGATTCGTTGGCCGGTTTGGTCGAGTTGTTTCAAAATTCCGCAAATGCATTTGTGCGATGTGTTGGCACCGGAACACAGCTTGACGTCACCTCCGCCTTCGTCGGCTTTCTTACCG tgCCATCTTCGAACGTAGAATCGGAAGTTTTCGAGGACGTGCCACTGATAGAAGTGCAGTCACCATCATTTCCTCAAAATTATCCGTCGGATTACGTCCAGGAGACGGTGATAAAGAGCAGCCGATCAACAACTTACACCGTGTCTTTTAATTCCACGTTTGAAATTTCTGATGATCAACTTTCTGTAAGAATAATAAGAACAATTGCTTCAATATTGCTTGCATGCATGTgtatgttacgtcacaattgcgTTTGTTGTTTCTAA
- the LOC143452304 gene encoding uncharacterized protein LOC143452304 — MKKCIYNIVRSTLTRTIVFQHLLDSTNTESVEKSKTFVDEGIVEVKQSGTPYEYMPLQGIVAIGKDGGHVQIDKTEINIPPGAVDDYIAFVFTLFYTADAKDNESLAISPTLECKPFYAFSKAVKISLPTCYLPYDSVTATPVVETEGSKVSLNPVTWKHQNTIQCEITSVLRLQFKTERSSIKAKQILFKYFKSSNCREVIWEILDGFQDEQTNEQQQFIASMCRNQDLVLQMMNKGGAIVASKLLETKHVFFHRNIALRYSYSLQEEDDFDDTFTYSVIDRTTSEILHSDIFTFSSLQFSEQDGNHDGGNHDGGNHDGGNQDGGNDEGGNHDGGNHDGGNHDGGNHDGGNHDGGNHEGGKHEGGKHERGKHDGDNHEGGKHDDGGDDRMGGKHDIVKEGYEMISKHRNTVLVISNYEFPERTGLTPLPCHEEDQASIEILFKNYLFCNVLVLKNKKKQEMWDYLKEFSQDILHHDFCAVFILSHGAQTPKKDEVIVGTDNGTIHVSEVIKLFTRGYNKTLENKPKLLFLDCCRNKPKGVLHARMRFIFSKITSPSKVDEEYSQMSAGIDLLVAYATKPGQVSYETTREISFAALILDVFQKHADREHLLDMLIKVNARLTKERNSNVQQLADYRPFLLNKLYFDYNPDRGEHSDSGYSEQCPICLKTTEFEQKCKS; from the exons atgaaaaaatgcatttataacATCGTAAGATCAACATTAACTAGAACTATTGTGTTTCAGCATCTTTTAGATTCTACAAACACTGAGAGTGTAGAGAAAAGCAAGACTTTTGTTGATGAAG gAATAGTAGAAGTGAAACAATCAGGAACTCCATATGAATACATGCCACTCCAAGGAATAGTG GCGATTGGAAAAGACGGTGGTCATGTCCAGATtgataaaactgaaattaacaTCCCACCTGGAGCTGTCGATGATTACATAGCCTTTGTTTTCACATTATTCTACACAGCTGATGCAAAG GACAATGAAAGCTTGGCAATCTCTCCAACGCTCGAATGCAAACCTTTCTATGCGTTTAGCAAAGCAGTGAAAATATCGTTGCCTACTTGCTACTTGCCCTATGATAGCGTCACGGCCACG CCTGTAGTAGAAACTGAAGGAAGCAAGGTCAGCTTGAACCCTGTGACATGGAAGCACCAAAACACGATTCAATGTGAAATTACATCTGTGCTGAg GCTTCAGTTTAAAACGGAAAGAAGCAGCATTAAAGCCAAGCAGAtacttttcaaatatttcaaaagctCAAACTGCAGAGAAGTGATTTGGGAGATTCTGGATGGATTCCAAGATGAACAAACAAACGAACAGCAACAGTTCATTGCTTCAATGTG CCGAAATCAAGATCTTGTTCTGCAGATGATGAACAAAGGGGGTGCCATTGTTGCATCAAAATTACTTGAAACCAAGCACGTCTTTTTTCATCGAAACATTGCGTTGCGATACTCGTACAGCTTACAAGAAGAAGATGACTTTGACGATACTTTCACTTATTCTGTGATTGACAGGACAACAAGTGAAATTCTTCATTCtgatattttcactttttcatcTTTACAGTTTTCTGAACAAG ATGGCAATCACGATGGCGGCAATCACGATGGCGGCAATCACGATGGCGGCAATCAAGATGGCGGCAATGACGAAGGCGGCAATCACGATGGCGGCAATCACGATGGCGGCAATCACGATGGCGGCAATCACGATGGCGGCAATCACGATGGCGGCAATCACGAAGGCGGCAAGCACGAAGGCGGCAAGCACGAACGCGGCAAGCATGATGGCGACAATCACGAAGGCGGCAAGCATGATGATGGTGGTGATGACAGAATGGGCGGCAAGCATGATATTGTCAAAGAA GGATATGAAATGATATCAAAGCATCGGAATACAGTACTTGTAATAAGCAATTACGAGTTTCCTGAAAGAACTGGACTGACACCTTTACCATGCCACGAAGAAGATCAAGCATCTATagaaatattgtttaaaaattaccTGTTCTGTAACGTccttgttttgaaaaacaaaaaaaaacag GAAATGTGGGATTATTTAAAAGAGTTTTCACAAGATATTCTTCATCACGATTTTTGTGCTGTGTTTATTCTTAGTCATGGGGCACAAA CACCCAAGAAAGACGAAGTGATTGTAGGAACAGATAATGGAACAATTCATGTCTCAGAAGTAATAAAACTCTTCACTAGGGGTTACAACAAAACATTGGAGAATAAACCAAAGTTGCTCTTTTTAGATTGCTGCC GAAACAAGCCGAAAGGAGTTCTACACGCAAGAATgcggtttatttttt CAAAAATTACCTCACCATCGAAAGTTGATGAAGAATATTCCCAGATGTCTGCTGGCATTGATCTTTTAGTAGCTTATGCAACAAAACCAG GTCAGGTATCGTATGAAACGACCAGAGAAATCAGTTTTGCAGCACTAATTCTTGATGTGTTCCAAAAGCATGCAGATCGTGAACATCTATTGGATATGCTAATCAAG gTAAATGCGAGATTGACCAAGGAAAGAAACAGCAACGTTCAGCAACTAGCTGACTACCGGCCATTCCTGTTAAACAAACTGTATTTCGACTACAACCCTGACCGCGGCGAACACTCTGACAGCGGCTATTCTGAACAATGTcctatttgtttgaaaacaaccGAATTTGAACAGAAATGTAAATCTTGA